The Saprospiraceae bacterium genome includes a window with the following:
- a CDS encoding SMP-30/gluconolactonase/LRE family protein, producing MCTKIIHGLLLLFILSSCKSNKNTHVRSIQKIEVFDHEMLSVVDTSSIIEVLADGFTWSEGPLWLKSENMLIFTDVPENKIYSWDEKNGKRLYLYPSGFTINDTRGGKEGANGLALNANNELILCQHGNRTVAKMLTPLSSPKDSFQFLTQKFNDKRYNSPNDLHIAKNGDMVFTDPPYGLPGQDQDSIKELKFNGVYKLSSDGVVTLLDSTLTRPNGIALSLDEKILYVANSDPEKAIWKKYLLDDNKKIISNSLFADKTWMVAKHKGLPDGLKISCKGYVFATGPGGVLVFSPNGSHLGTFNTGYATANCALDHDESYLYMTAHNYLMRVKLRRFTGN from the coding sequence ATGTGTACAAAAATCATACACGGATTACTGTTGCTTTTTATCCTGAGTTCGTGCAAATCAAATAAAAACACTCATGTAAGGTCAATCCAAAAAATAGAAGTATTTGATCATGAAATGTTGAGCGTTGTCGACACATCATCCATTATTGAAGTCTTAGCTGATGGATTTACCTGGTCAGAAGGACCATTATGGTTAAAGTCAGAAAATATGCTCATTTTTACAGATGTGCCTGAAAATAAAATCTATTCGTGGGATGAAAAAAATGGGAAGAGACTTTACTTATATCCTTCAGGATTTACAATAAATGATACCCGAGGTGGCAAAGAAGGTGCCAATGGCCTTGCCCTGAATGCCAATAATGAGCTCATACTTTGTCAACATGGAAATCGTACGGTAGCGAAAATGTTAACTCCATTATCTTCACCAAAAGACAGTTTTCAGTTCCTCACACAGAAATTTAACGATAAGAGATATAATAGTCCAAATGATCTGCATATAGCAAAAAATGGCGATATGGTTTTTACTGATCCACCTTATGGATTGCCTGGTCAAGATCAGGACAGTATTAAAGAACTGAAATTCAATGGTGTATACAAGCTTAGTTCAGATGGAGTAGTAACGCTCTTGGATAGTACTTTGACTCGTCCGAATGGCATAGCCTTAAGTCTGGACGAAAAGATATTGTATGTCGCAAATTCAGACCCTGAAAAAGCCATATGGAAGAAGTACTTATTGGATGATAACAAAAAGATTATTTCCAATTCGTTATTTGCAGACAAAACATGGATGGTAGCTAAGCATAAAGGATTGCCTGATGGTCTGAAAATCAGCTGTAAGGGTTATGTTTTTGCTACAGGACCTGGTGGCGTTTTAGTATTTAGTCCTAATGGAAGTCATTTAGGCACCTTTAATACCGGCTATGCTACTGCCAATTGTGCATTGGATCATGATGAATCTTATCTTTACATGACAGCACATAACTATTTGATGAGGGTTAAACTGCGTAGATTTACAGGTAATTAG
- a CDS encoding NAD(P)H-hydrate dehydratase codes for MKILTSAQIREWDQYTITHEPISSIDLMERASLCFAHWFELNYPDAEVPIIIVCGNGNNGGDGLAVARLLRDRFYEVRVYIYRIGKEDSVDFDINLGRLMKCGDVSIEFIHDQLPVFKSQAIIIDSLLGTGANKPLDGMLKELAIHINKQNNTILSIDIPSGLPADGVCPGVAVRADHIFTFQIPKRSFFIRENENFCSGWTVGDIGLHPKFPESAATHLFLIDLQFANEIYKKRTRYQHKGDFGHALIIAGSEGKIGAAILATKACLKSGAGLVTACVPEIGREIIHETIPEAMVVCSGYLCFSSFSADSVGFTLGIGPGLGTHPKSIKALAQLLSRQTQPLILDADALNILATDDALWRSVPKNSIITPHPKEFDRLFGISEDDTSRHTLARIKAKKHGIYIILKGAYTRVFTKDGTEYINSTGNPGMATAGSGDVLTGILTSLLAQKYSSDNAAILGVFIHGLAGDLALKKQSHESLIASDIIDHIGKAFKLVVARP; via the coding sequence ATGAAAATCCTTACATCTGCACAAATAAGAGAATGGGATCAATACACCATCACACATGAACCCATTTCTTCCATCGACCTTATGGAAAGGGCATCTCTTTGCTTCGCCCATTGGTTTGAACTTAACTATCCCGACGCAGAAGTACCAATAATTATAGTCTGTGGTAATGGCAATAATGGTGGTGATGGCTTGGCGGTTGCCCGATTACTGAGAGACAGATTTTATGAGGTTCGTGTATATATTTATCGTATTGGTAAAGAAGACAGCGTAGATTTTGATATTAATTTGGGGCGATTGATGAAATGCGGAGATGTGAGTATTGAGTTTATTCATGATCAGTTACCGGTATTTAAATCCCAAGCCATCATCATTGATTCATTGCTTGGCACAGGAGCCAATAAGCCACTTGACGGAATGCTGAAAGAATTGGCTATTCATATCAATAAACAAAACAACACCATCCTTTCTATTGATATTCCTTCAGGATTGCCGGCTGATGGTGTATGCCCCGGAGTGGCGGTTCGAGCTGATCATATATTCACCTTTCAAATACCCAAACGGAGTTTTTTTATCAGAGAAAATGAGAATTTTTGTTCTGGTTGGACAGTTGGTGACATAGGATTGCATCCAAAATTTCCGGAAAGTGCAGCCACTCACCTCTTTTTGATAGACCTTCAATTTGCTAACGAAATTTACAAAAAAAGAACCAGATACCAGCATAAGGGTGATTTTGGCCATGCATTGATTATCGCCGGTAGCGAGGGTAAAATAGGTGCGGCCATTCTCGCTACAAAAGCATGCCTGAAATCGGGTGCCGGCTTGGTCACAGCATGTGTACCGGAGATCGGCAGAGAAATCATACATGAAACTATTCCGGAAGCTATGGTAGTATGCAGTGGATACCTATGCTTCAGTTCTTTTTCCGCTGATAGCGTTGGATTTACTCTTGGCATAGGCCCCGGTTTAGGCACCCACCCAAAATCAATAAAAGCATTAGCCCAACTTTTATCCAGGCAGACTCAACCGTTGATCTTGGATGCGGATGCACTTAATATTCTGGCTACTGATGATGCTTTGTGGAGGTCCGTGCCCAAAAATAGCATCATTACACCACATCCCAAGGAGTTTGACAGACTATTTGGAATCTCAGAAGATGATACTTCAAGACATACTTTAGCCCGAATTAAGGCCAAAAAGCATGGTATTTATATCATACTGAAAGGAGCGTATACCAGGGTTTTTACAAAAGACGGCACAGAATATATCAACAGTACCGGCAATCCCGGGATGGCAACTGCCGGAAGTGGAGATGTGCTTACAGGCATCCTTACATCTTTGCTTGCTCAAAAATACAGTTCAGATAATGCTGCAATACTGGGAGTTTTTATCCATGGCCTTGCCGGTGATCTGGCATTAAAAAAACAAAGTCATGAAAGTCTGATTGCTTCAGACATAATCGATCATATTGGCAAGGCCTTCAAGCTAGTCGTAGCCAGACCATAA
- a CDS encoding RNA-binding S4 domain-containing protein, giving the protein MTDLKKVRIDKWLWAVRLFKSRTMATDACRAGKIKLSGVSLKPSYMVVVGEILEVKKNGFNLNFKVNHLIEKRVSATLAAPCFDDLTPQDELNKYKDWFVGKSGTEYREKGEGRPTKKERRDIDDYKDMYLEDEDDSF; this is encoded by the coding sequence ATGACTGATCTTAAAAAAGTCAGGATTGATAAATGGCTTTGGGCTGTACGTCTGTTCAAATCCAGAACTATGGCGACGGATGCTTGCAGAGCCGGAAAAATAAAATTGAGTGGAGTATCACTCAAACCATCCTATATGGTCGTCGTCGGAGAAATATTGGAAGTAAAAAAAAATGGATTCAATTTAAATTTCAAAGTGAATCATCTGATTGAAAAAAGAGTATCAGCTACTTTGGCGGCGCCATGTTTTGACGACTTGACTCCGCAGGATGAACTCAATAAATATAAGGATTGGTTTGTCGGAAAGTCCGGAACAGAGTACAGAGAAAAAGGCGAAGGCCGCCCTACAAAAAAGGAGAGAAGGGATATTGATGATTATAAGGATATGTATCTTGAAGATGAAGATGATAGTTTTTAA
- a CDS encoding polyphosphate kinase, with product MSIKLSTIPTDAPESANKKKIEAKTAELVNKIGEMQHKLYAEGKQSLLVVLQGMDASGKDGTVKTVFADCNPSGIDAYAFKKPTEVEFAHDFLWRVHKLAPQKGNIMIFNRSHYEDILIQRVHKWITEERVEKRMTAINAFEELIEFDNNTKVLKFYMHISKERQQEKLQERIDDPTKNWKHNQADWDENDHWEEYMKCYEYAINKSNIEWHIAPCDKRYYRNYFIATKVLETLEAMNPQLPTLDKSDD from the coding sequence ATGTCTATAAAATTATCAACTATACCCACAGATGCACCGGAATCAGCCAATAAAAAAAAGATAGAAGCTAAAACGGCAGAATTGGTAAATAAAATCGGGGAAATGCAACATAAACTTTATGCTGAAGGCAAACAAAGCCTTTTAGTTGTATTACAAGGGATGGATGCGAGTGGTAAAGATGGTACCGTAAAAACCGTATTTGCGGATTGTAATCCATCAGGGATTGATGCATATGCATTCAAGAAGCCTACGGAAGTAGAATTTGCACATGACTTCTTATGGAGAGTGCATAAATTAGCACCTCAAAAAGGTAATATTATGATTTTTAACAGGTCACATTATGAAGATATTCTTATTCAGAGGGTCCACAAATGGATCACAGAAGAGAGGGTAGAAAAAAGAATGACTGCCATTAATGCATTTGAAGAACTAATTGAATTTGACAATAACACTAAAGTCTTGAAGTTTTACATGCATATTTCGAAAGAAAGACAACAAGAAAAACTGCAGGAACGTATTGATGATCCAACAAAAAATTGGAAGCATAATCAGGCAGACTGGGATGAAAATGACCATTGGGAGGAATATATGAAATGTTATGAATACGCCATCAACAAAAGTAATATCGAATGGCATATAGCACCATGCGACAAAAGATATTATCGCAATTATTTTATAGCAACCAAAGTCCTTGAAACGCTTGAAGCTATGAATCCTCAATTGCCTACATTAGATAAATCTGATGACTGA
- a CDS encoding DUF58 domain-containing protein, whose translation MSFFDNFDVRQIENIELLAKQVVEGFIIGLHKSPFHGFSVEFAEHRIYNAGESTKDIDWKVFARSDKMFSKRFEEETNLRCQIIIDSSSSMYFPEDASEKSLNKLQFSALAAASLMNLLRKQRDAFGLSIFDDEVKIHTKCRSATTHYRLLLTYLDGLIKDNKQGKHTATAKALHQLADSIHRRSLVVIFSDMFDSDETSEDLFSALQHLKYAKHEVLLFHVVDKKRELEFEFENRPYLFIDMESGEEIKLQHHQVKDMYVEKVNNYKNALKMKCLQYKIEFIEADINEGFAPILQNYLVKRNKMK comes from the coding sequence ATGAGTTTTTTTGATAATTTTGATGTCAGGCAAATTGAAAACATTGAGTTGCTTGCCAAACAAGTGGTAGAAGGTTTTATAATAGGTCTGCATAAAAGTCCTTTTCATGGTTTTTCTGTTGAATTTGCAGAACATAGAATATATAATGCCGGCGAATCTACAAAGGACATAGATTGGAAAGTATTTGCAAGGTCAGATAAAATGTTTTCCAAGAGATTTGAAGAAGAAACCAATCTCCGATGCCAGATCATAATAGATTCATCTTCTTCCATGTATTTTCCTGAAGACGCATCTGAAAAGTCACTTAATAAATTGCAATTTTCAGCATTAGCTGCCGCATCCCTGATGAATCTCCTTCGTAAACAAAGGGATGCTTTTGGATTGAGTATTTTTGATGATGAAGTAAAAATTCATACCAAATGCCGGTCAGCTACTACACATTACCGTTTGTTGCTGACTTATCTGGACGGATTGATTAAAGATAACAAACAAGGAAAACATACAGCAACTGCAAAAGCATTGCACCAGCTTGCAGATAGTATTCATCGACGGTCTTTGGTAGTGATCTTCAGCGACATGTTTGATAGTGATGAAACAAGTGAAGATTTATTTTCTGCACTCCAGCACTTAAAGTATGCAAAACATGAAGTACTTTTATTTCACGTAGTAGATAAAAAACGGGAACTTGAGTTCGAATTTGAAAATAGACCATACTTATTTATCGATATGGAGTCTGGAGAAGAAATCAAATTGCAACATCATCAAGTCAAGGATATGTATGTCGAAAAAGTCAATAATTATAAAAACGCCTTAAAAATGAAATGTCTGCAATATAAAATTGAATTCATAGAAGCAGATATCAATGAAGGATTTGCACCGATTCTGCAAAATTATTTAGTAAAAAGAAATAAAATGAAATAA
- a CDS encoding PorV/PorQ family protein — MSGQKFVNEFLNIGVSARAHGMSGAVVTSTKDGTAGYWNPAGLTGQTNPLELNAMHAKWFGGIANYDYFAITKKLGTREPSVAGFSFIRMGVDNIPNTLNLIGPDGTVDYDRVTEFSASDFAGIFSYARTIGRNENLSVGGNIKIIHRSIGSFGKAWGFGADIGAVWRGEKISYGIMAKDITTTFNAWSFNLKDEEKRVFQSTDNEIPVSSTELTIPRLIPGISYHDTRGNFSYLAEVNLTISTDGVKSGLLSGKNLNIDPSLGFEAGYIQKVFVRAGIGNIQRVINPVNTGERTLELQPNVGLGLKLGRLKVDYALTNIGNVSGVLASHIFSLGLEFSPRR, encoded by the coding sequence TTGAGCGGTCAAAAATTTGTCAACGAATTTTTAAACATTGGAGTTTCAGCCAGAGCACACGGTATGTCAGGTGCAGTGGTTACAAGTACTAAAGACGGAACTGCGGGATATTGGAATCCTGCTGGTCTGACAGGCCAAACCAATCCTTTGGAACTCAATGCCATGCATGCCAAATGGTTTGGTGGAATTGCAAACTATGATTACTTTGCCATAACTAAAAAACTTGGTACCCGCGAACCCTCCGTAGCAGGATTTTCATTTATAAGAATGGGTGTGGACAACATACCCAATACACTCAATCTGATTGGTCCGGACGGTACTGTAGACTATGACAGAGTAACAGAATTTTCAGCTTCTGACTTCGCAGGTATATTTTCGTATGCAAGGACTATCGGACGAAATGAAAATTTGTCAGTTGGTGGAAACATCAAAATTATACACAGATCTATTGGTTCCTTTGGAAAAGCGTGGGGATTTGGTGCTGACATAGGTGCCGTATGGAGAGGAGAAAAAATCTCTTATGGTATAATGGCAAAAGATATCACTACCACATTTAATGCATGGTCTTTCAACCTTAAAGATGAGGAAAAAAGAGTATTTCAAAGCACTGACAATGAAATACCGGTAAGCAGTACAGAACTTACTATACCACGCCTGATTCCCGGAATATCATACCATGATACTAGGGGAAATTTCAGTTATCTTGCAGAAGTTAACCTGACTATATCAACAGATGGAGTAAAATCAGGATTGCTATCCGGTAAAAATCTGAATATCGATCCAAGCCTTGGTTTTGAAGCCGGATACATCCAGAAAGTATTCGTGAGGGCTGGAATAGGAAATATCCAAAGGGTCATCAATCCTGTCAATACAGGTGAACGTACACTGGAACTGCAACCCAATGTAGGATTAGGTTTAAAATTGGGAAGACTCAAAGTTGACTATGCGCTTACCAATATTGGTAATGTCAGCGGCGTATTGGCTTCTCACATCTTTTCTTTAGGGTTGGAATTCAGCCCGCGAAGATAA
- a CDS encoding hotdog fold thioesterase translates to MIWKIFPDVVAINNFNNYTLVSHLGIEITEFGPDYVKARMPVDHRTRQPMGLLHGGASVVLSESVGSMASWLTLGDQNVKVVGIEVNANHLKTVSKGFVTSITKPVRLGKTLHVLNTEIFDEKGELLCISRLTVMIIA, encoded by the coding sequence ATGATATGGAAAATCTTTCCTGATGTGGTGGCAATTAACAATTTTAATAATTATACACTTGTCTCTCATCTTGGAATTGAAATTACGGAATTTGGACCGGATTATGTAAAAGCACGAATGCCGGTAGATCACAGGACGAGACAACCCATGGGATTGCTTCATGGTGGGGCATCAGTAGTACTGTCAGAGTCAGTAGGAAGTATGGCGAGTTGGTTGACTTTGGGAGATCAGAATGTCAAGGTTGTGGGTATTGAAGTCAATGCCAATCATCTCAAAACGGTCAGTAAGGGATTTGTGACGTCAATTACCAAACCTGTAAGACTCGGCAAAACACTACATGTTTTGAATACGGAGATTTTTGATGAAAAGGGAGAGCTTTTGTGTATCTCCAGACTTACTGTGATGATTATTGCATAA
- a CDS encoding cation transporter — MAQANHISQKKINIQWYIFIAGVVLFFVKITAFFLTNSVGILSDALESTVNVITGFMTLKSLQWAIKPRDDDHPYGHGKIELITASVEGILIGIAGAMIIIEAIKRLGTKPVINDLNIGIGLLFCTSVVNLLMGRYSIAKGKKYNSISLIAGGKHLISDTYTTIALIGGLIVFYFTGLIWIDSLIAIVFGLFIIYTAYTVLRETVTGLMDEADGKTIDLLTNQLIENKKECWVNVHKLTYLKFGHLSHVDLHLTLPWYFNVRQSTIEIIFIKNMIKKILPEEIVDISIQSEPCMDNMCHQCIMECTYRKVSFESFNQWDRESVTGKNQFVNS; from the coding sequence TTGGCACAAGCTAATCACATAAGTCAAAAAAAAATCAATATACAGTGGTACATTTTTATAGCCGGTGTAGTGCTGTTTTTTGTAAAAATTACTGCTTTTTTTCTCACGAATTCAGTAGGAATATTGTCCGATGCCCTTGAAAGTACCGTAAATGTGATCACAGGGTTTATGACACTTAAGAGTCTCCAATGGGCCATTAAACCACGTGATGACGACCACCCATACGGACATGGCAAGATCGAGTTGATTACCGCGTCAGTCGAAGGAATTCTCATAGGTATAGCAGGAGCAATGATCATCATTGAAGCTATCAAAAGATTAGGTACAAAACCGGTAATCAATGACCTGAATATAGGGATCGGACTTTTATTTTGCACTTCGGTTGTCAACTTACTTATGGGAAGATATTCAATTGCAAAAGGGAAAAAATATAATTCCATTAGTCTTATAGCAGGAGGAAAACACCTTATATCAGATACCTATACGACCATTGCATTGATTGGTGGATTAATTGTTTTTTATTTTACAGGATTGATTTGGATAGATAGTCTCATTGCCATAGTGTTTGGTCTTTTTATTATTTATACAGCCTATACTGTTTTGCGTGAAACAGTCACAGGACTGATGGATGAAGCAGATGGTAAGACGATCGATCTTCTTACTAATCAACTCATTGAAAACAAAAAAGAATGCTGGGTCAATGTTCATAAACTTACGTATCTCAAATTTGGTCACTTGTCTCATGTTGATTTGCATCTGACATTACCATGGTACTTCAATGTGAGACAATCCACCATTGAAATAATTTTTATCAAAAATATGATCAAAAAAATCCTGCCGGAAGAAATTGTGGATATTTCGATCCAGAGTGAACCTTGTATGGATAATATGTGTCATCAATGTATTATGGAATGTACATACAGAAAAGTCTCATTTGAAAGTTTCAATCAATGGGATCGCGAATCCGTTACAGGTAAAAATCAGTTTGTTAATTCGTAA
- the era gene encoding GTPase Era produces MINHKSGFVNIIGNPNVGKSTLMNTLSGEKMSVVTSKPQTTRHRILGLLSEDDYQIIFSDTPGMIENPQYGMQNSMNKFAWASFEDADILLMVTDIFEKYSGEEKVIKALAETTVPKFLIINKTDLDKSNVADEVASFWEQHVKFDEVFFISAQEKINTEYLFEKILTLLPEAPPYYPKDEISDKSERFFASEMIREKILLLYKQEVPYSCEVLVTRFKEEEKNGQPLLMIYADIYVDRKSQKPIIIGKNGEAIKKLGIAARTDIEKFFGKHVYLDLNVKIKENWRNDERMLKHFGYSE; encoded by the coding sequence ATGATCAATCATAAATCGGGTTTTGTAAATATCATTGGAAATCCTAATGTAGGAAAATCTACTCTTATGAATACCCTCAGCGGAGAAAAAATGTCTGTAGTCACATCCAAACCACAGACGACCAGACATCGCATCCTGGGGCTACTAAGTGAAGATGACTATCAGATAATTTTTTCAGATACTCCTGGTATGATTGAAAATCCGCAATATGGCATGCAGAACTCCATGAATAAGTTTGCATGGGCTTCTTTCGAAGATGCAGACATATTGCTGATGGTTACTGACATATTTGAAAAATATTCCGGTGAAGAAAAAGTCATAAAAGCATTAGCTGAAACAACAGTACCTAAGTTTCTCATCATCAACAAAACAGATCTCGACAAAAGTAATGTGGCCGATGAAGTGGCATCGTTTTGGGAACAACATGTAAAATTTGACGAAGTGTTCTTCATTTCTGCGCAAGAAAAAATCAATACGGAATATTTGTTTGAAAAAATTCTGACTTTACTTCCCGAAGCACCACCATACTACCCTAAAGATGAAATTTCTGATAAGTCAGAACGATTTTTTGCTTCAGAAATGATCAGAGAAAAAATATTGCTGCTTTACAAACAGGAAGTTCCTTACTCTTGTGAGGTGTTGGTCACAAGATTTAAAGAAGAAGAAAAAAATGGTCAGCCACTCCTGATGATTTATGCTGATATATATGTTGACAGAAAATCACAAAAGCCCATCATCATAGGCAAAAACGGAGAAGCTATCAAAAAACTCGGTATTGCTGCAAGAACCGATATTGAAAAATTTTTCGGAAAACATGTTTATTTAGATCTTAATGTCAAGATTAAGGAGAACTGGCGCAACGATGAAAGAATGTTAAAACATTTCGGGTACAGTGAGTAA
- a CDS encoding RNA methyltransferase: MMVKSITSPSNPLIKKIASLNDKSKLRKETQSFVIEGKKEIMMAIRGGYKPSVMLFNPVIVRYNQLFDLYGEILFSTEMIEVTNLVYNKLAYRETTEGVMAIFKQRNTDLQDLTWTSDTPLLIVAESPEKPGNIGALLRTADAAGVDAVIIANPTTDIFNPNIIRSSVGTLFTLQIATGTTDEVIHFLKSKKLQTICATLTDSAVSCYKMNFNQPTAIVVGTESSGLSETWIKAADYNVVIPMQGQVDSMNVSVSAAILLFEAVRQRNH; this comes from the coding sequence ATGATGGTAAAATCCATTACAAGTCCTTCCAATCCCTTGATTAAAAAGATCGCATCTCTCAATGATAAGTCAAAACTAAGAAAGGAAACCCAATCTTTTGTGATTGAAGGAAAAAAAGAAATAATGATGGCGATACGTGGAGGGTACAAGCCTTCTGTCATGCTCTTCAATCCTGTTATTGTCAGATATAATCAACTTTTTGACCTTTATGGAGAGATACTTTTTAGTACCGAAATGATTGAAGTAACCAACCTGGTATATAATAAACTGGCATATCGGGAGACTACCGAAGGTGTCATGGCGATTTTTAAACAGCGAAATACTGATTTACAAGATCTGACTTGGACATCAGATACGCCGTTGCTGATCGTGGCTGAATCTCCTGAAAAGCCAGGGAATATCGGCGCTTTGCTTCGAACAGCTGATGCCGCAGGTGTGGATGCTGTAATTATTGCAAATCCCACGACCGATATTTTTAACCCCAATATCATCAGATCAAGTGTCGGAACACTATTTACATTGCAAATTGCTACTGGGACTACAGATGAAGTCATCCATTTTTTGAAAAGTAAGAAGTTACAAACAATATGTGCCACTTTGACTGACAGTGCCGTGTCATGCTATAAAATGAATTTTAATCAACCTACTGCTATAGTAGTAGGCACAGAATCATCAGGCTTGAGTGAAACGTGGATCAAAGCAGCTGATTATAATGTGGTCATACCTATGCAAGGGCAGGTGGATTCGATGAATGTGTCTGTAAGTGCGGCTATTTTACTTTTTGAAGCAGTGCGGCAAAGGAACCATTAA
- a CDS encoding aminotransferase class I/II-fold pyridoxal phosphate-dependent enzyme translates to MDINDILTHLGEDRANYFNAVAPPVIQSSNFVFNSVEHMRSSFADEFNQHIYTRGNNPTVAILRKKLAALEHTEDALVTGSGAASVAAAVMANVKAGDHIVCVQKPYSWTYKLISKLLPRFGVDFTFIDGKNNTEIIDAIKPNTRVLYLESPNTLTFDIQDLTFCAQIAKRNQIVTIIDNSHASPIFQNPADFGIDIIVHSGTKYINGHSDVVNGIICSSHVMIRKIFDSELMTLGLTISPHDAALIIRGLRTLDLRVRRSDETAHKVAAYLYSHPGVEKLYFPLHPQSEQYTLAKKQMSGCGGLITIKLKADTKDKVLRFVHTLERFLIAVSWGGYESLMMPSIGFHEIPGMQDSPVHWTMVRFYIGLESADYLISDLDQAFRAMHKI, encoded by the coding sequence ATGGATATCAATGACATATTAACACATTTGGGAGAAGACCGAGCTAATTATTTTAATGCCGTAGCACCACCGGTTATTCAAAGCTCCAATTTTGTATTTAATTCTGTGGAACATATGAGGTCATCCTTTGCTGATGAATTCAACCAACACATATACACGAGAGGTAATAATCCAACTGTAGCCATTCTTAGAAAAAAACTTGCAGCACTCGAGCATACAGAAGATGCGCTAGTCACCGGAAGTGGTGCTGCATCTGTCGCTGCCGCAGTAATGGCCAATGTCAAAGCCGGTGATCATATAGTATGCGTACAAAAACCATATAGTTGGACTTATAAGTTGATTTCTAAGTTGCTACCACGATTTGGAGTCGATTTTACTTTTATTGATGGTAAAAATAATACAGAAATTATAGACGCCATCAAACCAAATACTCGGGTTTTATATCTTGAAAGCCCAAATACCTTAACATTTGACATTCAGGATTTGACCTTTTGTGCTCAAATAGCAAAAAGAAACCAGATCGTCACTATTATTGATAACAGCCATGCTTCACCAATATTTCAAAATCCTGCAGATTTTGGAATTGACATTATCGTTCATTCAGGCACCAAATATATCAATGGACATAGTGATGTTGTCAATGGAATCATTTGCTCAAGCCATGTCATGATTAGAAAAATTTTTGATTCAGAGTTGATGACTTTGGGTCTTACTATATCACCGCATGATGCCGCATTGATCATCAGAGGATTACGCACCCTGGATTTAAGAGTCAGACGAAGCGATGAGACTGCTCATAAGGTAGCAGCTTATCTTTACAGTCACCCTGGTGTTGAAAAGCTCTATTTCCCATTACATCCCCAATCCGAACAATATACATTAGCAAAGAAACAGATGTCTGGGTGTGGTGGATTGATCACAATAAAGCTAAAAGCCGATACAAAAGACAAAGTACTTCGATTTGTTCACACTTTGGAAAGATTTTTGATAGCTGTGTCTTGGGGCGGGTACGAATCATTGATGATGCCAAGCATAGGATTTCATGAGATTCCCGGCATGCAAGACTCCCCGGTACACTGGACGATGGTACGATTTTATATAGGACTTGAGAGTGCAGACTATCTCATTTCCGATCTGGATCAGGCATTCAGAGCTATGCATAAAATATGA